One stretch of Labrus bergylta chromosome 24, fLabBer1.1, whole genome shotgun sequence DNA includes these proteins:
- the xirp2a gene encoding xin actin-binding repeat-containing protein 2 isoform X4 translates to MYQAAVSKKETSGSSAAAMMDESEACSLPGGLASVKKQFESQEFSSSSQSSVTQFHFEQRSVQEVSSSSEVTVRSSVREVVPSTTIFQNQQEVIQDERVHQNNVAASYGSHYNETVMLVGGEDLPKVSTQALKQQYEKTIEEAAPAKEIKVDVDFNQFQWAPVNQSSKMSATTCYDSSSTIKTAAASSAAYEITENFPPPPPNLLQEMSSQHQEQTFQQKHTVNKEQYFKHKSMAELKRLYKHIHPEVRKNIEADFLSHLTEAEKKDLENVEMVGDVQQACYMFENEGNASSPGSSPDRESVEWDEILKGEVQSMRWMFENKPLDTIKDETPDENEERNIAQQEIIAGKDVRYTAWMFETQPMDALGTEATDSTEQSEKSTDLARGDVRTATWLFETQPLDYLNKIYQEDEQEMEVVVSKDITGGDVKTARYLFETQHLDSLGKTETIEESHFLNLKSELEEIKGEVKTTTRKFETQPMCVIRGDSGEMLEITTIRKEEMEKGDVKTSRWMFETQPLDMINKDPAKMKLICGISMEDNVQCGVNKGRWLFETKTLDSIKDEEWESSRKQKEEVIGADVRRHCLVFETQPMDTLKDNTNARLLPSEEIVGGDVQTAKHLFETVPMESLKELLEVGKLKKTVATEEEKGDVRHQKWVFESQPLENIREEKKEITKTVNVEALDKGDVTNYKERFECMDLSKCEGTQKIQVEGVTSGSVKSNRVLFESTPMYAMQDSSGHYHEVKTVRREEIVKGDVRSCRWMFETRPIDEFDESINKFQIIKGISKQEIESGDVKTAKWLFETQQLDAIKAFSNDEDEEHKTKEDIEIEKGDVKTCKWLFETQPMDVLYEKEEKSEANVEEVQKGDVKTCTWLFETQTLDNIHDHTESESETILKTCTVNQEDIHGKDVRLARFLFETENLENLTGEDSSSFRRVTEIDVQSGDVSRMKYIFENRSSDIMSSTSDEMMQRLKTQQTEDIQKGNVVNCTWMFENQSIDEIRDEAREKLTVSDVQGGDVNKGRFIFETYSLDKIKEESNETDISKLTSIFRDQIERGDVKNYTMMFETQPLYAIRDKEGHYHEVTTVTKEEIVSGDVVGARWLFETKPLDSIRDSEEVYVIKAVTEEGINKGDVNSARWRFETQPLDEITEERKVRSKTVGDIQGGDVKTNKQWFETDQMSQKYIRTVSVSEIQKGDVRSATWMFETRTIDEIRGEGAEYDSMERVTKEEVMKGDVKQSVWLFEKQPLDSIKEMDGTELVVTKEEIPQADVKSTTWLFETTPFHEFNESRTEMKEIIGKSIKETLEELYCRKMVDSQGILIEADEIGDVRMAKFQLMNQEAPEIQKEEIIRGDLSNIMMNLLNRRETTERGITIDEVERGHINTTVNQLLNQERGINVEKEQIVRGDIQEAINNLLKNEGSSKRGILIQEDEKGDVRLTIYSLLNKGERASLEKEDVIQGNVSKTLHRLLSNSGEEESKKIRVKDAERGNVSFYSTCIESGALDYLKQLQYEPDETQERVERERIIGGDIEETKIMLRKKQQIGRTVAEDDIVPGDVHHTVEVFMTEPTVTYKNLEKKDIVKGDLNAALDSLTQAMNQRVVIEKEEVVKGDIPTTLRSLQEAQHQAKEMEKPEIVRGDIKGALESLEKSATTNTEVTVEDLVPGDIKGTLKSLEEAKQAVKEVEKEEIIKGDIHTALQSLHEATSEKKIYQHQVSEQGDIKATIQLLLEPTTSPKLQRRGSIEGDVKTSIQSLYEGQDSTQVEKEEVLKGDVQGTIKCLMQRKQYSNTKRMYPSKKAKVPVKNPLTVKQAEHECLHEAKSESVAVNPAPAVKNLSRSSESQKHAQRHHESKSVKTQVITQEDHSVTVAKTDNATGASQQKSIKEQKQKVLPLQKIQTPKPVMIKNKQMANNDQTETKSADVNVMKEVQNTSHTNISNKQICETKTIKQVQTAVTEKTVMQKQNVTVLEQMSTSLKQMEDKALTQKQNMKNVKSDYRSLDVKGKGLIKKAKPEIHFPPPPSSPPPPPPSESELSLPPPPPPVLESPASPTSRPPIMRQDSDLPPPPPPPPPPPPMECIKSEPEFFPPPPPPPSLTSASGHDFLPAPPSQQELNSMPQPPPAKLVKPIGKPLFKIPKQPEAPKQPIKVKPKWQKKEPTPPPPPTPAQLTASQETTTVSAELKEEAKVQEVKRETSQQIETSKQVQSESTTVSRTKIPSIPAVKPMQKESPQPPKKVFAPPIKLPPTPEPTPVPKSRPYARKFKTPLMLAEERFRQQLEEKEEIERSRVTSPTSTRPSSAASTELSEVQKTDKEVTTEVTEVKREETKTASKEVILTQDSPAKKTPSQIPLSKPSISGINKKSSSKSSNVSLDMKHVASEMSSERNLASADAFKKSHTPPKSQTFSVSKAHQEAANIDIKLSSNTVTSSSSVTEQQQVIKKSSSRSITTTLSAVQESVNLQSQAAVTLKAEDVKNINVPLTQEGKMSPSMPTKIPKVTPSFKVKTFKMPTEKKEERCDNVGQKEVMKSDAHLQQEKSNVSKTSESKGKESNQVTSEIKTEIKAQERKSQMTLPIKEVEVEVTMKKGKQVQKNETEVKLSPSVTVLMPKVAKITSAATHQGQGHVSVSHSQQSVKAEHIQRHEEVVVTENVVQQSLQKQEVVQMQKQQMKAQAAETNKMQVKAVKTKGELKDVSVKRTGKMGQKDKANSEEITDSVKCNVMQKLLAQIKELEGTPSKIDSNAVGAIINELPDWMTGSDEKKNLGLIAKQQSKKKLKEMMVYVRNIVQAKLTYLEVNLTAVEKQEQQKEEVSAPAAVPAPPPVPPKPEKNVISGATAKISKISIGSSKTAKKVVEEKKKKTLQESKLQQDLSEVADQRVSSPSPSFISIESRRVDSPLRVTPSPPPYKSVGTPPPPPRKLFTPTSPFSRATPSPTLSRSEKLMKLRDTTSKLSHSMTPPPPMPVTEFFAVEREQPSPFSDRGTPEERHEQGLVDVSEMVDSMMTVRDKKSFFEEAQKAEVNRAYFRKDPIDIPERLGADAEEGPETVTIDLLKEDLPRVDLSKLVNRFESPQPKVYPKKEPIVIAERLESDNEDAEAEPHTPRTEEIPTLNVKAIKDVFETGEHSSQAARELREQIERRESESTSEPLGHSETTAVTEQFCSIDDFGNMTRETRSEVHSGSSLIRGSPPSYADVVRGAVPTVTVPADASTEELLRSFQQSWAESQGVFQNLGFSVTEQRTSQITRHQQETVVTENSSSRVRTVQGVSEEGVPHGIADSRQSKLP, encoded by the exons GAGGTGTCAAGCTCCTCGGAGGTAACAGTGAGAAGCAGTGTGAGAGAGGTCGTCCCCTCCACAACCATCTTTCAGAATCAACAAGAG GTGATCCAAGATGAAAGAGTCCACCAGAACAATGTGGCGGCAAGTTACGGGAGCCATTACAATGAAACAG TTATGCTCGTCGGAGGAGAGGACCTACCAAAGGTTTCCACTCAGGCTTTGAAGCAGCAGTACGAGAAAACTATTGAGGAGGCTGCACCAGCCAAGGAAATTAAG GTTGATGTGGATTTCAACCAGTTTCAATGGGCACCAGTAAATCAGTCCTCTAAAATGTCAGCCACGACTTGCTATGACAGCTCCTCCACcataaagacagctgctgcctCCTCAGCAGCTTATGAGATAACAGAGAATttcccacccccaccaccaaACCTGTTGCAGGAAATGTCCTCCCAGCATCAAGAGCAGACCTTCCAACAAAAGCACACTGTCAATAAGGAGCAGTATTTCAAACACAAGAGCATGGCCGAACTAAAGCGCCTTTACAAGCACATTCACCCTGAAGTCCGCAAGAACATAGAAGCAGACTTCTTGAGTCATCTCACTGAAGCTGAAAAGAAGGATTTGGAAAATGTGGAAATGGTTGGAGATGTTCAGCAGGCTTGCTatatgtttgaaaatgaaggcAACGCCTCAAGTCCTGGTTCAAGCCCTGACAGAGAGTCTGTGGAATGGGATGAGATTCTTAAAGGTGAAGTGCAGTCCATGCGCTGGATGTTTGAGAACAAGCCACTGGATACAATCAAAGATGAAACTCCAGATGAGAATGAGGAGAGGAATATCGCCCAACAGGAAATCATTGCTGGAAAAGATGTCAGATACACAGCTTGGATGTTTGAGACTCAACCAATGGATGCTCTTGGTACTGAGGCAACTGATTCAACTGAGCAGTCAGAAAAATCTACGGATCTGGCGAGAGGAGATGTTCGCACTGCTACTTGGCTTTTTGAGACGCAGCCGCTCGATTATCTGAATAAGATCTACCAAGAAGACGAGCAGGAGATGGAGGTTGTTGTCTCCAAAGACATCACAGGCGGCGATGTGAAAACAGCCAGGTATCTCTTTGAGACCCAGCATTTGGATTCCCTGGGTAAAACAGAAACCATTGAAGAAAGCCACTTCTTGAACCTGAAGTCCGAGCTGGAAGAGATTAAAGGGGAAGTGAAGACAACAACTCGCAAGTTTGAGACGCAGCCCATGTGTGTCATTAGGGGGGATTCAGGAGAAATGCTGGAGATCACCACTATCCGCAAGGAGGAGATGGAAAAAGGAGACGTCAAAACGTCGCGCTGGATGTTTGAAACACAACCTCTGGACATGATAAACAAAGACCCTGCGAAGATGAAACTCATTTGTGGAATTTCCATGGAGGACAATGTTCAATGCGGTGTGAATAAAGGTAGGTGGCTTTTTGAGACAAAGACCCTTGACTCCATTAAGGATGAGGAATGGGAGAGTTCCAGGAAGCAAAAGGAAGAAGTTATTGGTGCTGATGTGAGAAGGCATTGTCTTGTATTTGAGACTCAGCCAATGGACACTTTGAAGGACAACACCAATGCAAGATTGTTACCTTCAGAGGAGATTGTAGGAGGCGATGTTCAAACGGCTAAACATTTGTTTGAAACAGTACCAATGGAAAGTCTGAAAGAACTGCTGGAGGTGGGAAAACTTAAGAAAACAGTTGCAACCGAAGAAGAAAAGGGTGATGTGAGGCATCAAAAGTGGGTCTTTGAAAGCCAGCCACTTGAGAATataagggaagaaaaaaaggagatcaCAAAAACTGTGAACGTTGAAGCTCTCGACAAAGGAGATGTGACAAACTATAAAGAAAGGTTTGAATGTATGGATTTAAGTAAGTGTGAAGGAACACAGAAAATTCAAGTTGAAGGTGTCACAAGTGGATCCGTCAAATCCAACAGAGTTCTTTTTGAGTCCACTCCTATGTACGCTATGCAGGACAGCTCAGGTCATTACCATGAGGTGAAGACTGTAAGGCGCGAGGAGATTGTGAAGGGAGACGTGCGCAGCTGCAGATGGATGTTTGAAACGCGTCCTATTGATGAGTTTGACGAAAGCATCAATAAGTTTCAGATCATCAAGGGTATATCAAAACAGGAAATTGAGTCAGGGGATGTCAAAACAGCCAAGTGGTTGTTTGAAACTCAGCAGCTTGATGCTATTAAAGCATTCAgtaatgatgaagatgaagaacaTAAAACTAAAGAAGATATTGAAATTGAAAAAGGCGACGTTAAGACCTGTAAGTGGTTGTTTGAGACTCAACCAATGGATGTTCTGtatgaaaaggaagaaaagagcgAGGCCAACGTTGAGGAAGTGCAAAAAGGTGACGTCAAAACGTGCACTTGGCTCTTTGAAACCCAAACCCTCGACAACATACATGATCATACAGAGTCGGAGTCTGAGACCATTCTGAAAACATGCACTGTAAATCAGGAGGACATCCACGGAAAAGACGTACGACTGGCCCGCTTCCTGTTTGAAACGGAGAACCTCGAAAATCTGACAGGTGAGGACAGCAGTTCTTTCAGGAGGGTTACGGAAATCGACGTCCAATCTGGCGATGTTTCCAGGATGAAGTACATCTTTGAGAATCGCTCCTCGGACATTATGAGCTCCACCTCTGATGAAATGATGCAGAGGTTGAAGACACAGCAGACCGAGGACATCCAGAAGGGAAACGTGGTCAACTGTACTTGGATGTTTGAGAATCAGTCGATTGATGAGATCCGTGACGAGGCTAGGGAGAAACTCACTGTGAGTGATGTTCAGGGGGGCGACGTCAACAAAGGTCGCTTCATTTTTGAGACCTACTCTCTGGATAAAATTAAAGAAGAGTCCAATGAGACTGATATTTCTAAGCTTACTAGCATCTTTAGGGATCAAATAGAGAGGGGGGATGTGAAAAACTACACCATGATGTTTGAAACTCAACCCCTGTATGCTATCCGAGACAAAGAAGGACATTACCATGAAGTAACTACAGTTACTAAGGAAGAAATAGTAAGTGGAGATGTGGTGGGGGCCCGATGGCTGTTCGAGACGAAGCCTCTGGATTCAATTAGGGATTCAGAGGAGGTCTATGTTATTAAAGCTGTGACTGAGgaggggatcaataaaggagaCGTTAACTCTGCAAGGTGGAGGTTTGAAACACAACCTCTTGATGAAATAACTGAGGAAAGAAAAGTGAGGTCAAAAACAGTTGGAGATATCCAGGGCGGcgatgtgaaaacaaacaagcagtgGTTTGAGACAGATCAAATGTCTCAAAAGTACATCAGaactgtgagtgtgagtgaaaTCCAAAAAGGCGACGTAAGATCTGCCACATGGATGTTTGAAACGCGCACAATTGATGAGATCCGCGGCGAGGGCGCTGAATATGACAGCATGGAGAGAGTGACAAAAGAGGAAGTAATGAAAGGGGATGTCAAACAGTCTGTGTGGCTCTTTGAGAAGCAGCCACTCGACAGTATCAAAGAGATGGATGGCACAGAGCTCGTTGTCACAAAGGAGGAAATCCCACAGGCCGATGTAAAGTCAACAACATGGCTATTTGAAACAACTCCATTCCATGAATTCAACGAAAGCAgaacagaaatgaaagaaatcatCGGAAAAAGCATCAAAGAGACACTGGAGGAGCTTTATTGTCGTAAAATGGTGGACTCGCAAGGGATTCTAATTGAAGCAGATGAGATTGGCGATGTCCGCATGGCCAAATTCCAACTCATGAACCAGGAGGCTCCAGAAATCCAAAAAGAAGAGATCATCAGAGGGGATCTGAGCAACATAATGATGAACCTCCTAAACCGCAGAGAGACCACTGAAAGGGGGATAACTATTGATGAGGTGGAGAGGggacacatcaacacaacagTGAATCAGCTATTAAACCAGGAAAGGGGAATCAATGTTGAAAAAGAGCAAATTGTCCGTGGTGACATTCAAGAAGCCATAAACAATCTGCTCAAGAATGAGGGCTCCTCCAAGCGTGGCATTCTCATTCAAGAAGATGAGAAAGGTGACGTCAGACTGACTATCTACTCTCTGTTGAATAAGGGGGAGAGGGCTAGTTTGGAAAAAGAAGATGTAATTCAGGGTAACGTAAGCAAAACGCTTCATCGTCTTCTCTCAAACTCCGGAGAAGaagaatctaaaaaaataaGGGTGAAAGACGCAGAAAGGGGCAACGTCAGCTTTTACTCCACATGCATCGAGTCTGGAGCCCTCGATTACCTGAAGCAGCTCCAGTATGAACCGGATGAAACCCAGGAAAGGGTGGAAAGAGAGCGTATCATTGGAGGTGATATTGAAGAGACCAAAATAATGCTGCGAAAGAAGCAGCAGATTGGTCGCACCGTGGCTGAGGATGATATAGTTCCTGGTGATGTACATCATACTGTGGAAGTCTTTATGACAGAGCCGACTGTTACCTACAAAAACCTTGAGAAAAAGGACATTGTCAAAGGTGACCTTAATGCAGCTCTTGATTCACTGACCCAAGCCATGAATCAGAGGGTTGTAatagagaaagaggaggtggtgAAGGGAGACATACCCACCACTTTGAGGTCTCTGCAGGAGGCCCAGCATCAAGCCAAAGAAATGGAAAAGCCAGAAATTGTAAGGGGAGACATTAAGGGTGCTCTGGAATCACTTGAAAAGTCTGCAACTACCAATACAGAAGTGACTGTTGAAGATTTAGTACCAGGTGATATCAAAGGGACACTGAAGTCCCTGGAGGAGGCGAAGCAAGCTGTGAAAGAAGTTGAAAAAGAGGAGATCATCAAAGGAGACATCCATACTGCCCTGCAAAGTTTGCATGAAGCGACAAGCGAGAAGAAGATTTACCAGCATCAAGTCAGCGAACAGGGCGACATTAAAGCAACTATCCAGCTCTTGCTTGAGCCAACGACTTCTCCAAAATTGCAGCGCAGGGGAAGCATTGAAGGAGATGTGAAAACATCCATACAAAGTCTCTATGAAGGACAGGACTCAACACAAGTGGAAAAAGAGGAGGTACTGAAAGGGGATGTTcaagggacaataaagtgtctgATGCAGCGTAAACAGTATTCAAATACTAAGCGTATGTATCCATCAAAGAAAGCAAAAGTGCCAGTGAAAAATCCATTAACTGTAAAGCAGGCAGAGCATGAATGCCTGCATGAGGCTAAGAGTGAGAGTGTAGCAGTCAATCCGGCTCCCGCAGTGAAAAACCTCTCCAGGAGCAGTGAGTCACAGAAGCATGCACAGAGGCACCACGAAAGCAAATCAGTAAAAACACAGGTAATAACCCAAGAGGACCACTCTGTTACTGTAGCCAAAACAGATAATGCCACTGGGGCCTCTCAGCAGAAGAGCATAAAAGAACAGAAGCAGAAAGTGCTGCCCCTTCAGAAAATACAAACCCCTAAGCCTGTTATGATAAAGAATAAACAAATGGCTAATAATGATCAAACAGAGACCAAATCGGCTGACGTGAATGTGATGAAAGAGGTgcaaaacacatcacacacaaatatttcaaacaagcAAATATGTGAAACAAAGACAATCAAACAGGTGCAGACAGCAGTGACGGAGAAAACTGTCATGCAGAAGCAAAATGTGACGGTATTGGAGCAAATGTCGACATCTTTGAAGCAAATGGAGGACAAGGCACTCACACAAAAGCAGAATATGAAAAATGTGAAGAGTGATTACCGGAGCCTTGATGTCAAAGGGAAAGGCTTGATCAAAAAGGCAAAGCCAGAGATTCActtccctccccccccttcctcaccacctccacctccaccctcAGAGTCAGAGCTCTCCCTCCCTCCGCCACCACCGCCAGTGCTGGAGAGCCCAGCATCTCCAACATCCAGGCCTCCGATTATGAGGCAGGACAGCGACcttccacctccacctccacctccacctccacctcctcctatGGAATGCATCAAGTCTGAGCCAGaattctttcctcctcctccacctccaccaaGTCTAACCTCTGCGAGCGGACACGATTTCCTCCCTGCGCCTCCCTCACAACAAGAGCTAAACTCCATGCCTCAGCCTCCCCCTGCAAAGCTGGTGAAACCCATTGGCAAGCCTCTATTCAAGATTCCCAAGCAACCTGAGGCGCCAAAGCAGCCTATAAAAGTCAAACCCAAATGGCAGAAAAAGGAGCcaactcctccacctcctccaacGCCAGCTCAGCTTACTGCCAGTcaagaaacaacaacagtatCAGCAGAGCTTAAAGAAGAAGCAAAAGTTCAGGAAGTAAAAAGGGAAACATCACAACAGATCGAAACAAGCAAGCAGGTTCAGTCTGAATCGACAACAGTGTCGAGAACAAAAATACCTAGCATCCCAGCTGTGAAACCAATGCAAAAGGAAAGCCCACAACCACCTAAAAAAGTGTTTGCCCCTCCTATTAAACTGCCTCCGACACCCGAACCCACTCCAGTGCCAAAGTCTAGACCTTATGCTCGCAAATTTAAAACCCCTCTGATGCTTGCAGAAGAGCGGTTTCGCCAACAattggaggagaaagaggaaataGAAAGGAGTAGAGTCACAAGTCCTACTTCTACACGACCTTCCTCTGCTGCCAGTACAGAGCTTTCAGAAGTCCAGAAAACTGATAAAGAAGTCACCACAGAGGTGACAGaagtgaaaagagaagagactAAGACTGCATCCAAAGAGGTAATATTGACACAAGACTCTCCTGCCAAGAAAACACCTTCCCAGATTCCTTTGAGCAAGCCTTCCATTTCAGGAATAAATAAGAAATCTTCCTCTAAATCTTCGAATGTTTCCCTTGATATGAAGCATGTTGCAAGTGAAATGTCCTCAGAAAGAAATCTCGCCTCAGCGGATGCCTTCAAAAAGAGTCACACCCCACCAAAGAGTCAGACCTTTTCCGTGTCTAAGGCTCATCAAGAGGCCGCAAATATTGACATCAAGTTGAGCTCCAATACTGTCACTTCGTCATCGTCAGTCacggagcagcagcaggttattAAGAAATCCAGCAGCAGGTCTATCACAACCACACTGAGTGCTGTCCAGGAAAGTGTAAATCTTCAAAGCCAGGCTGCGGTCACATTGAAAGCTGAAGATGTAAAGAATATTAATGTGCCTCTGACACAGGAGGGAAAAATGAGTCCCTCTATGCCCACTAAAATTCCAAAAGTAACTCCAAGTTTCAAGGTGAAAACGTTTAAGATGCCAACCGAGAAGAAAGAGGAGCGGTGTGACAATGTTGGACAAAAGGAAGTAATGAAAAGTGACGCGCATTTACAGCAAGAGAAAAGCAATGTGTCGAAGACAAGTGAAAGCAAAGGGAAGGAAAGCAATCAGGTGACGtcagagataaaaacagaaatcaaagcacaggagagaaaaagcCAAATGACACTGCCTATAAAGGAAGTTGAAGTAGAGGTTACaatgaaaaaagggaaacaggTGCAAAAGAATGAGACTGAAGTAAAGCTGTCACCATCAGTTACTGTTTTAATGCCTAAGGTGGCAAAGATAACATCTGCAGCAACCCATCAAGGACAAGGCCATGTATCTGTCTCCCACAGCCAGCAGAGCGTGAAGGCGGAGCACATTCAAAGACACGAGGAGGTGGTTGTGACTGAGAATGTGGTACAGCAGAGCCTTCAGAAGCAAGAGGTTGTACAAATGCAAAAGCAGCAAATGAAGGCacaagcagcagaaacaaataaaatgcaggTAAAGGCAGTAAAGACTAAAGGCGAGCTGAAGGATGTATCAGTGAAAAGGACAGGAAAAATGGGCCAAAAAGATAAGGCAAATTCAGAAGAGATCACAGATTCAgtgaaatgtaatgtaatgcaGAAGCTGCTCGCTCAAATAAAAGAGCTCGAGGGCACGCCAAGCAAAATAGACTCCAACGCTGTCGGAGCCATTATAAATGAACTCCCTGACTGGATGACGGGCTCGGATGAGAAAAAGAATTTGGGTCTAATCGCTAAACAGCAGAGtaagaaaaagttgaaagagATGATGGTCTACGTGAGGAATATTGTTCAGGCAAAGCTCACATATTTGGAAGTCAATTTGACAGCCGTGGAAAAGCAAGAAcagcaaaaagaagaagtgtcTGCTCCTGCAGCCGTACCTGCGCCACCGCCGGTGCCTCCAAAGCCGGAGAAGAACGTCATCAGCGGAGCAACTGCAAAGATATCGAAGATAAGCATCGGCTCGTCCAAAACTGCAAAGAAAGttgtggaggagaaaaaaaagaagacgctTCAAGAAAGCAAATTGCAACAGGACTTGAGTGAGGTGGCTGATCAGAGAGTGTCCTCTCCGTCACCCTCTTTTATCAGCATTGAATCAAGAAGAGTAGATTCACCGCTTAGAGTAACCCCTTCTCCGCCACCCTACAAATCAGTCGGgacacctccacctcctcctcgcAAGTTGTTCACACCAACATCCCCCTTCAGCCGGGCCACCCCGTCCCCCACCCTGAGCCGCTCGGAGAAACTCATGAAACTGCGAGACACCACCTCAAAACTTTCCCACAGCATGACCCCTCCACCTCCCATGCCAGTGACGGAGTTCTTTGCTGTTGAAAGAGAGCAGCCATCCCCCTTTAGTGATCGGGGGACTCCTGAGGAAAGACACGAGCAGGGATTGGTGGATGTGTCAGAAATGGTGGACTCCATGATGACCGTCAGAGACAAGAAGTCTTTCTTTGAGGAGGCGCAGAAGGCTGAGGTGAACAGGGCGTACTTTCGGAAGGATCCCATTGATATCCCTGAACGTTTGGGTGCTGATGCCGAGGAAGGACCTGAGACTGTCACTATCGACCTTTTAAAGGAGGATCTACCCAGAGTTGACTTGTCCAAACTTGTAAACAGATTCGAATCCCCACAACCGAAAGTCTACCCAAAAAAAGAGCCCATTGTTATTGCTGAGAGGCTTGAAAGTGACAACGAAGACGCAGAGGCTGAACCGCATACCCCAAGAACAGAAGAGATCCCGACATTAAATGTGAAAGCCATTAAGGACGTGTTTGAGACCGGAGAACACAGTTCCCAGGCCGCCAGAGAGCTGCGAGAACAAATAGAAAGAAGAGAATCTGAATCAACCTCTGAGCCCCTCGGACACTCTGAAACCACCGCAGTCACCGAGCAATTCTGCAGCATTGACGACTTTGGCAACATGACAAGAGAGACGAGGAGCGAGGTGCATTCTGGGAGCTCCCTGATCCGCGGTAGCCCTCCGTCATACGCCGACGTGGTGAGAGGCGCAGTTCCAACAGTGACCGTGCCCGCCGATGCCTCAACCGAGGAACTGCTGCGAAGCTTCCAGCAGTCGTGGGCCGAGAGTCAAGGAGTGTTTCAGAACCTCGGTTTCAGTGTCACAGAGCAGAGGACTTCACAGATCACTAGGCACCAGCAGGAGACTGTCGTGACGG AGAATTCGAGTTCCCGAGTCCGAACTGTGCAGGGTGTGTCGGAAGAGGGTGTACCCCATGGAATTGCTGATAGCAGACAATCAAAACTTCCATAA